A single window of Solanum dulcamara chromosome 5, daSolDulc1.2, whole genome shotgun sequence DNA harbors:
- the LOC129890209 gene encoding ABC transporter F family member 3 translates to MTEVASNVVHEILGRRAQDVDQPIIDYIINVVADEDFDFGLDGEGAFEALGELLVDSGCVTDFSECRAVCSKLSEKLEKHELAKPQPTVRSLKMPMRMFDGMDEEEAPKNKKPEPVDGPLLTERDKIKIERRKRKEERLREAEYQEHLKEVEEVKAGMPLVCVNHDGQGDGPTVKDIRMENFNISVGGRELIVDGSVTLSFGRHYGLIGRNGTGKTTLLRHMAMHAIDGIPRNCQILHVEQEVVGDNTSVLQCILNTDMERTQLLEEEAHLLELQRVSDLEGEAAKGDKLNEGVDKNSHAKRLEEIYKRLDFIDAYSAESRAATILSGLSFSPEMQKRATKTFSGGWRMRIALARALFIEPDLLLLDEPTNHLDLHAVLWLESYLVKWPKTFIVVSHAREFLNTVVTDIIHLQNQKLSTFKGDYDTFERTREEQVKNQQKAFEANERTRAHMQTFIDKFRYNAKRASLVQSRIKALDRIGRVDEVINDPDYKFEFPSPDDRPGAPIISFSDASFGYPGGPILFKNLNFGIDLDSRVAMVGPNGIGKSTILKLISGDLQPTSGTVFRSAKVRIAVFSQHHVDGLDLSSNPLLYMMRCFPGVPEQKLRGHLGSFGITGNLALQPMYTLSGGQKSRVAFAKITFKKPHILLLDEPSNHLDLDAVEALIQGLVLFQGGVLMVSHDEHLTSGSVDQLWAVSEGRVTPFDGTFQDYKKILQS, encoded by the exons TTCCGGTTGCGTTACTGACTTCTCCGAATGTCGTGCG GTTTGTAGCAAGCTGTCTGAGAAGTTAGAGAAGCATGAATTGGCTAAACCCCAACCGACGGTGAGAAGCTTAAAAATGCCGATGAGAATGTTTGATGGAATGGATGAAGAGGAAGCTCCAAAGAATAAAAAACCAGAACCAGTTGATGGTCCTTTGCTCACAGAACGTGACAAGATTAAGATCGAAAGAAGGAAGAGGAAAGAGGAACGCCTGAGAGAG GCAGAATACCAAGAACACTTGAAAGAAGTGGAGGAAGTGAAAGCTGGTATGCCTTTAGTGTGTGTGAATCATGATGGGCAGGGTGATGGACCAACTGTTAAGGATATCCGTATGGAAAATTTCAATATATCTGTCGGTGGTCGTGAACTTATTGTCGATGGTTCTGTCACACTTTCTTTTGGAAGACACTATG GTCTTATTGGAAGAAACGGTACAGGGAAAACAACTCTCCTAAGGCACATGGCTATGCACGCTATCGATGGTATTCCCAGGAACTGTCAGATATTACATGTTGAGCAAGAAGTGGTTGGTGATAATACCTCAGTTTTGCAATGTATTCTTAACACTGATATGGAGAGAACCCAACTTCTGGAAGAAGAGGCTCATCTGCTTGAATTACAG AGAGTGAGTGACTTAGAAGGTGAAGCTGCAAAGGGTGATAAGTTGAATGAGGGGGTCGACAAAAATTCCCATGCAAAAAGGCTTGAAGAGATATACAAAAGACTTGATTTCATTGATGCTTACTCAGCTGAGTCACGTGCAGCAACTATACTATCG GGTTTGAGCTTCTCTCCAGAAATGCAAAAGAGAGCGACTAAAACATTTTCTGGAGGATGGAGAATGAGAATAGCTCTTGCTCGGGCATTGTTCATTGAACCTGATCTATTGTTGCTTGATGAACCCACG AATCATCTTGATCTGCATGCTGTCTTATGGCTGGAAAGTTACCTGGTGAAGTGGCCGAAGACATTTATAGTTGTCTCTCATGCTAGAGAGTTCTTGAATACT GTAGTCACAGATATCATCCATCTACAGAATCAGAAATTGAGCACCTTTAAAGGAGACTATGATACATTTGAAAGGACACGAGAAGAACAAGTTAAGAATCAACAGAAGGCATTCGAGGCAAATGAACGTACAAGGGCCCACATGCAG ACCTTTATTGATAAGTTCCGATACAATGCAAAGCGTGCATCTCTTGTTCAATCTAGAATTAAG GCACTGGACCGAATTGGTCGCGTGGATGAAGTCATCAATGATCCTGA CTACAAGTTTGAGTTCCCTTCTCCTGATGATAGACCTGGCGCTCCTATTATAAGCTTCAG TGATGCATCCTTTGGATATCCTGGGGGCCCAATATtgttcaaaaatttgaattttggaaTAGATTTGGATAGCAGAGTAGCAA TGGTTGGTCCTAATGGTATTGGGAAGTCAACAATACTTAAGCTTATTTCTGGGGATCTTCAACCAACCTCAGGGACTGTTTTCCGCTCTGCTAAG GTCCGCATTGCTGTATTTAGTCAGCATCATGTTGATGGGCTGGATCTGTCCTCAAATCCCCTCTTATACATGATGCGTTGCTTTCCA GGAGTGCCTGAACAAAAATTACGTGGTCACCTAGGTTCATTTGGTATCACTGGAAATCTTGCTCTTCAGCCTATGTACACTTTGTCTG GTGGCCAAAAAAGCAGAGTTGCATTTGCTAAGATAACCTTCAAGAAACCTCACATATTGCTTCTTGATGAACCATCAAATCACTTG GATCTGGACGCTGTGGAGGCGTTGATACAAGGTCTCGTCTTGTTCCAAGGAGGCGTCCTGATG GTCAGTCACGATGAACATTTAACATCTGGTAGTGTTGATCAACTCTGGGCCGTCTCTGAGGGCAGGGTGACGCCTTTCGACGGGACATTCCAAGATTACAAGAAAATACTGCAATCATAA